A DNA window from Candidatus Equadaptatus faecalis contains the following coding sequences:
- a CDS encoding RNA-binding S4 domain-containing protein, translating to MRIDKFLKLSMLVKRRTVAQEMTEIGAVRINKMQCKPATAVKENDIIEIAYARRIIEARVLCADEQQLRRRAAAYELVSERKADPEERPW from the coding sequence ATCAGGATAGACAAGTTCCTAAAGCTGTCCATGCTTGTGAAACGCAGGACTGTGGCGCAGGAAATGACAGAAATAGGAGCTGTGCGGATTAACAAAATGCAGTGCAAGCCAGCGACTGCTGTCAAGGAAAACGATATTATTGAGATTGCGTACGCACGCAGGATTATTGAAGCGCGCGTGCTTTGCGCTGATGAACAGCAGCTGCGCAGACGCGCTGCCGCTTACGAGCTTGTTTCCGAACGCAAGGCAGATCCTGAGGAACGTCCATGGTGA
- a CDS encoding ATP-binding protein yields MLYRKRHKDIVSWIRSGDKALLVTGARQIGKTFLIEETLKEENADFVSFNLIEQPEVVELFRAVEKSGIEKFLSRLSLLTEHKLVKGSTILFFDEIQQCRDIVTKVKFLVREGSFKYVFSGSLLGVELAGIKSAPVGFMNTLEMYPMDFEEFARALGLSDEVFQSLKAAFDNKTAVDEFVHDKLMEAFYNYLVIGGMPEAVNEYVTNHDYNRVMSVHNAIIPQYKLDFTKYEMENRKLRLLKTYELIPSELNEKNKRYTFARLDKNLKMERYADSFEWLVNAGAAIPVYNVTEPKIPLRASEKSNLFKLFLSDVGLLSTMYGRGTIIKTLNGERDVNYGAIFENAVAQELHSHGYGGYYFNSKKQGEIDFVIEYRNKCLPIEVKSGKDYKVHSALNNVLEQKSYGIDEAFVLCGKNLEVREKITYLPIYMVMFIDERSEPIPHYDALSLMDL; encoded by the coding sequence ATGCTGTACAGGAAGAGACATAAGGATATAGTCAGCTGGATACGCAGCGGAGACAAGGCACTGCTTGTTACCGGCGCAAGGCAGATTGGGAAAACATTTCTGATTGAGGAAACTCTGAAGGAAGAAAACGCTGATTTTGTTTCATTTAATCTTATAGAGCAGCCGGAGGTGGTTGAGCTTTTCCGTGCCGTGGAAAAATCGGGAATTGAAAAATTTCTGTCGCGCCTTTCGCTTCTGACGGAACATAAGCTTGTAAAAGGCAGTACGATACTCTTTTTTGATGAAATTCAGCAATGCAGGGATATAGTTACAAAGGTCAAATTTCTTGTCCGCGAGGGCTCGTTCAAGTACGTGTTCAGTGGTTCGCTTCTCGGTGTTGAACTGGCTGGAATTAAGTCTGCGCCGGTTGGTTTTATGAATACCTTGGAAATGTATCCGATGGATTTTGAGGAGTTCGCAAGAGCTCTCGGTTTGAGCGACGAGGTGTTTCAGTCGCTTAAGGCTGCATTTGACAACAAAACAGCTGTTGACGAGTTCGTTCATGACAAACTGATGGAAGCATTTTACAATTACCTCGTAATCGGTGGAATGCCGGAAGCTGTGAACGAATATGTCACGAACCATGACTATAACCGCGTCATGTCGGTGCATAACGCAATTATTCCGCAGTATAAGCTGGATTTTACGAAATATGAAATGGAAAACAGAAAATTGCGTCTTTTGAAGACGTACGAACTGATACCGTCTGAATTGAATGAGAAAAACAAGCGTTATACCTTCGCTCGTCTCGATAAAAACCTTAAAATGGAACGCTATGCGGACAGCTTTGAGTGGCTTGTCAACGCAGGTGCGGCAATACCTGTCTATAACGTTACGGAACCGAAAATTCCGCTCCGTGCCAGCGAAAAATCCAATCTGTTCAAGCTTTTTCTGTCGGACGTAGGGCTTCTTTCAACTATGTACGGACGCGGTACTATTATTAAAACGCTGAACGGGGAACGGGATGTGAACTATGGGGCAATCTTTGAGAATGCAGTTGCGCAGGAGCTTCATTCGCACGGATACGGCGGATATTATTTCAACAGCAAGAAGCAGGGCGAGATCGATTTTGTCATTGAGTACAGAAATAAATGCCTTCCTATAGAAGTAAAGTCAGGCAAAGATTACAAGGTACATTCTGCTCTGAACAACGTACTGGAGCAGAAAAGTTACGGAATTGACGAAGCGTTTGTCCTTTGCGGGAAAAATCTGGAGGTCAGAGAAAAGATTACGTATCTGCCAATCTATATGGTGATGTTTATTGATGAACGCAGCGAACCGATTCCGCATTATGACGCGCTGTCGCTCATGGATTTGTAG
- a CDS encoding DHH family phosphoesterase: MVSRCSGELFNIHRPGGYTQEVADRFGCSLFQAALLEMRGVTLNTFRSVVDMWLKPDMEYLLGEMQLGATNGVAADIFRNLNENSNVIVYGDYDVDGIAATTIAMSMVLSKRARVRYFIPHRFKQGYGLHMSIAKTIAERKCDLLIIVDCGTQNIEEINLIRSAGIPVVVLDHHLAENGIARCETMVNPHLLGDATARKLCAAGVIWCWAWQNELISKDKLYAMLDLVALATVADCVSLASPLNRILVRKGLEQMRTAPRQGLAMLMEKLMVSPDTVNTEDLSMKIIPCLNAAGRLELADTAVDIFFPTKELAQKVDKIITLNRQRRELSMGVLEQISLNEDSGYNYVLSDNTWSAGVLSSVASRVCSEKNKPIALVAGVGGVMRGTLRMPAGGDAVAVLAKLSDKLNTWGGHRLAAGFSVLQEQWQEVRDELEEMLSNVTVVEEKEDILYWKPELLNREVWNDALALGPFGMDNPAPLLYAPYDGYMVLQPLGRNGRHLKIELNGATMLAFNAVTSLMNNRKPFEGWIYKPRLDTWRNVTSLQLILEKIVDS, translated from the coding sequence ATGGTATCTCGCTGTTCCGGAGAACTCTTTAACATACACCGCCCCGGTGGCTATACTCAGGAAGTTGCCGACCGTTTTGGCTGTTCGCTTTTTCAGGCTGCGCTGCTTGAAATGCGGGGCGTTACGCTTAATACATTCCGTTCCGTTGTTGATATGTGGCTTAAGCCTGATATGGAATATCTTCTCGGTGAAATGCAGTTGGGTGCTACTAACGGCGTAGCTGCCGATATTTTCCGTAATCTTAACGAAAACTCTAATGTAATTGTGTACGGTGACTATGATGTGGATGGAATAGCCGCCACAACTATTGCGATGTCTATGGTTCTCAGCAAGCGCGCACGGGTTCGTTATTTTATTCCGCACCGCTTTAAGCAGGGCTACGGTTTGCATATGAGCATTGCCAAAACGATTGCGGAACGCAAATGTGACCTGCTCATTATAGTTGATTGCGGAACACAGAATATAGAGGAAATAAATCTTATACGCTCTGCAGGTATTCCAGTCGTAGTGCTGGATCACCACCTTGCCGAAAACGGAATTGCCCGCTGCGAAACTATGGTCAATCCGCATCTGCTCGGCGATGCCACTGCGCGAAAGCTTTGCGCCGCAGGCGTAATATGGTGCTGGGCATGGCAGAATGAACTTATTTCCAAAGATAAATTGTATGCAATGCTTGATCTTGTAGCATTGGCAACAGTTGCTGACTGCGTATCTCTTGCGTCGCCTCTCAACCGTATTTTAGTGCGCAAGGGTCTTGAACAGATGCGTACTGCACCGCGTCAGGGGCTTGCAATGCTTATGGAAAAACTAATGGTTAGTCCCGATACGGTAAATACGGAAGATTTGTCGATGAAAATTATTCCGTGTCTTAATGCTGCTGGGAGACTGGAACTTGCGGATACAGCTGTTGATATTTTCTTTCCGACAAAAGAACTCGCACAGAAAGTTGACAAAATAATTACATTAAACAGACAGCGCAGGGAACTTTCAATGGGGGTCCTTGAGCAGATATCGCTTAATGAAGACAGTGGGTATAATTACGTTCTGTCGGACAATACATGGTCTGCCGGCGTTTTAAGCAGCGTGGCGAGCCGCGTATGCAGTGAGAAGAACAAACCCATAGCACTCGTTGCCGGAGTTGGCGGCGTTATGCGCGGAACGCTGCGTATGCCTGCGGGTGGCGATGCTGTTGCCGTGCTTGCAAAATTAAGCGACAAGCTTAATACGTGGGGCGGACACAGGCTTGCTGCCGGGTTCAGCGTTTTGCAGGAGCAGTGGCAGGAAGTCAGGGACGAACTTGAAGAAATGCTGTCAAACGTTACGGTTGTTGAGGAAAAAGAAGATATTTTGTACTGGAAGCCTGAACTGCTTAACAGAGAAGTTTGGAACGATGCTCTGGCACTTGGGCCGTTTGGTATGGATAATCCTGCTCCGCTGCTTTACGCGCCGTACGATGGATACATGGTGCTTCAGCCTCTTGGAAGGAACGGCAGACATCTAAAAATAGAGCTGAACGGGGCTACTATGCTTGCTTTTAATGCCGTTACGTCACTGATGAATAATCGCAAGCCGTTTGAAGGCTGGATCTACAAACCAAGACTTGATACTTGGAGAAACGTAACTTCTTTACAACTGATACTTGAAAAAATAGTGGATTCCTGA
- the yajC gene encoding preprotein translocase subunit YajC, producing the protein MGQQGIMGMVLPFAIFIAIFYFLIIRPQKKREKAHTDMIASITRGSTIVTAGGFYGKVCEVLEDSYIIDMGDEAAGQSVKVRILKSSVAMKKEAGEAAARPKKMKRVKKAKAEGEAQPAEAVENAGAAEAPEAEKTAE; encoded by the coding sequence ATGGGTCAGCAGGGCATCATGGGAATGGTTTTACCGTTTGCTATTTTTATTGCCATTTTCTATTTCCTTATTATCCGTCCGCAGAAAAAACGTGAGAAAGCGCATACGGATATGATTGCAAGCATCACCAGAGGCTCGACGATCGTAACCGCCGGAGGTTTTTACGGCAAGGTTTGCGAAGTGCTTGAAGACAGCTATATCATTGATATGGGTGATGAGGCTGCCGGACAGTCGGTTAAGGTTCGGATCCTTAAAAGCTCCGTTGCGATGAAAAAAGAAGCAGGCGAAGCTGCCGCGCGTCCGAAAAAAATGAAACGCGTTAAAAAAGCAAAAGCGGAAGGCGAAGCACAGCCGGCAGAAGCAGTTGAAAACGCCGGAGCAGCCGAAGCTCCCGAAGCCGAAAAAACGGCAGAATAA
- a CDS encoding LapA family protein encodes MKCTMLAIVITMSVSALYSFQNLDTVRVRFLFSEWNFPQGVWEIVLFCAGVILMWLLSLLAQLETRNKYKRQIKELNDKLHAIEEEKKNIVAAVPDVPSDSSNLEQSVFANAETVEAAGSDLSENTTAVSEKE; translated from the coding sequence ATGAAATGCACGATGCTTGCTATCGTAATTACTATGTCTGTTTCCGCCCTTTATTCTTTTCAGAACCTTGATACCGTCAGGGTACGGTTTCTTTTCTCTGAATGGAATTTTCCGCAAGGGGTTTGGGAGATCGTCCTTTTCTGTGCAGGCGTAATCCTGATGTGGCTGCTTTCGCTGTTGGCACAATTGGAAACAAGAAACAAATACAAACGGCAGATTAAAGAATTGAACGACAAATTGCATGCAATTGAAGAAGAAAAGAAGAATATCGTTGCTGCTGTGCCTGATGTTCCGTCAGACAGCTCAAATTTAGAACAATCTGTATTTGCGAATGCGGAAACGGTTGAAGCGGCGGGCAGCGATTTGTCCGAAAACACCACTGCTGTTTCGGAGAAAGAATAA
- a CDS encoding DUF2442 domain-containing protein: MANFKWSVIDVKAQKDYTLLITFADGKKGIYDARPLLEKPINEALRNLPFFLTARAEYGTVVWNDEVDIAPEHLYESCRDAV, translated from the coding sequence GTGGCTAATTTCAAGTGGTCTGTAATTGATGTTAAAGCGCAGAAGGATTATACGCTGCTGATTACCTTTGCGGACGGTAAGAAAGGAATTTACGATGCCCGTCCCCTTTTGGAGAAGCCTATAAACGAAGCTTTGAGAAATCTTCCGTTTTTTCTGACTGCCCGCGCAGAATACGGTACGGTCGTGTGGAACGATGAGGTGGATATAGCGCCTGAGCATTTGTACGAAAGCTGCAGAGACGCGGTGTAA
- the secD gene encoding protein translocase subunit SecD, which yields MVKKDKWRLALVVAVIAVSAVIVFPIKDKIKLGLDLRGGAHIVLQAKGTAANPINADSIERLIAVLRSRVDQYGVAEPIIQKQGTDRVALDLPGIDDPQAALDLIGRTAVLEFRQVLGASPSVPAKPDRKNYETEESYNSAVSMYEEARKNAAEYVEKLKAQVPDAGEVKVVNGEEGNGYLLGKLYVGGKQLTKAETTFDQFGKAAVSISFNAEGAQLFDSATAMNVGKQIAIVLDDMVISAPVVQQRISGGNAQITGKFTTEEANRLAIMLRAGALPVNVEVLENRSVGPTLGADSIAKGIKSGLIGLGLVVIFMLIYYGMLGIAADIALCVAMLIVLACLIVLRSTLTLPGIGGLILTIGMAVDGNVLIYERMKEEARMGKTYLAALEAGFKKALVVILDSNITTLLAAAILFYCGTGPIRGFAVTLSIGTIAAVFCNVVVTRSILGVMLSARDSGQKK from the coding sequence ATGGTAAAGAAAGACAAATGGCGGCTGGCACTGGTTGTCGCCGTAATCGCTGTTTCAGCCGTTATCGTGTTCCCGATTAAGGACAAGATTAAGCTGGGACTTGATCTCAGAGGCGGAGCCCACATTGTTTTGCAGGCAAAGGGTACTGCGGCAAATCCGATTAACGCTGACAGCATTGAAAGGCTCATCGCTGTTCTCCGTAGCCGTGTTGACCAGTACGGCGTTGCGGAACCGATTATTCAGAAACAGGGCACAGACCGCGTGGCACTGGATCTTCCGGGTATTGACGATCCTCAGGCAGCGCTTGACCTTATCGGTCGTACCGCTGTTCTTGAGTTCAGACAGGTACTTGGTGCATCACCTTCTGTTCCTGCAAAACCTGATCGCAAGAATTATGAGACGGAAGAAAGCTACAACAGCGCAGTAAGTATGTATGAAGAAGCCAGGAAAAACGCGGCTGAATATGTTGAAAAGCTGAAAGCCCAGGTTCCGGATGCCGGAGAAGTAAAGGTAGTCAACGGCGAAGAAGGCAACGGCTATCTGCTTGGCAAACTTTATGTCGGCGGAAAACAGCTTACCAAAGCGGAAACGACTTTTGACCAGTTCGGCAAAGCTGCGGTTTCAATTTCATTCAATGCTGAAGGCGCGCAGCTGTTTGACTCTGCAACGGCGATGAACGTCGGCAAACAGATCGCCATAGTGCTTGACGACATGGTTATTTCTGCCCCTGTCGTCCAGCAGAGAATTTCCGGCGGCAATGCGCAGATTACCGGTAAATTTACAACGGAAGAAGCTAACAGGCTTGCCATTATGCTCCGCGCAGGCGCGCTTCCGGTGAACGTTGAAGTTCTTGAGAACCGTTCTGTAGGTCCTACGCTTGGCGCCGACTCAATCGCAAAGGGAATAAAATCAGGTCTTATTGGTCTTGGGCTTGTCGTAATTTTCATGCTTATCTATTACGGAATGCTTGGCATAGCGGCCGACATCGCTCTCTGCGTTGCAATGCTTATAGTTTTGGCGTGCCTTATAGTGCTTCGCTCGACTCTTACGCTTCCCGGTATCGGCGGTCTTATCCTGACGATAGGTATGGCGGTTGACGGAAATGTTCTTATTTATGAAAGAATGAAAGAAGAAGCGCGCATGGGCAAAACGTATCTCGCAGCCCTTGAAGCAGGTTTCAAAAAAGCTCTTGTCGTTATTCTCGACTCCAATATCACAACGTTGCTCGCAGCGGCAATTCTGTTCTACTGCGGAACAGGTCCGATAAGAGGCTTTGCCGTTACACTCAGCATCGGTACGATTGCGGCGGTTTTCTGCAACGTGGTCGTCACGCGTTCGATACTCGGTGTTATGCTTTCAGCCCGTGACAGCGGACAGAAGAAGTAG
- a CDS encoding redox-sensing transcriptional repressor Rex, translating into MKISESTIERLVHYHSVASQLMKDGQEFVSSREIADALDIKDSQVRKDLSYFGDFGRRGVGYEARKLCEYIDKILGTPHVWKVALAGVGHLGTALIGHSDFYSGKFSVEAAFDVDPNKIGTDYYGIPCYSDDRMPEIMREKKIEILILAVPESAAQSCVDIACSSETLRGVLSFASSAVSVPKGIMFHRVDILAAMEKMFFFLKDKAK; encoded by the coding sequence ATGAAAATTAGTGAATCGACAATAGAGCGTCTGGTGCATTACCACAGTGTGGCATCGCAGCTGATGAAGGACGGGCAAGAGTTTGTTTCTTCCCGCGAAATTGCGGACGCTCTTGACATTAAAGACAGTCAGGTTCGTAAAGATTTGTCATATTTCGGAGACTTCGGACGCCGCGGCGTGGGTTACGAAGCGCGTAAGCTGTGTGAGTATATAGATAAAATACTTGGCACGCCGCACGTATGGAAAGTTGCTCTCGCAGGTGTGGGGCATTTGGGTACGGCGCTGATAGGACATTCCGATTTTTACAGCGGCAAGTTTTCCGTTGAAGCCGCCTTTGACGTTGATCCAAATAAAATAGGAACTGACTACTACGGAATTCCATGCTATTCAGACGATCGTATGCCTGAAATAATGCGCGAAAAAAAGATAGAAATTCTTATTCTTGCGGTTCCCGAAAGCGCAGCGCAGAGCTGCGTGGATATCGCCTGTTCTTCTGAAACGCTCAGGGGCGTGTTGTCTTTCGCGTCGTCGGCGGTGTCCGTGCCTAAAGGAATTATGTTTCACAGAGTTGATATACTTGCGGCTATGGAAAAAATGTTTTTCTTTCTTAAGGACAAAGCCAAGTGA
- the secF gene encoding protein translocase subunit SecF — protein sequence MFDNVKFNFPFMKYRRLWIAISIVFIILSFGMLFTKGLNLSVDFTGGLVFQVKFAQNAEVADVRACLDKVNQGQATIQKYDNGNFLIRLQAPDESIRQQVTDQLKADFNGTEILQIDKVGPVVGGELRRQALIALALALLGILIYMAFRFRFRFGVAAVLALFHDTTIMLGIYSLTGREISVTFIAAVLTIVGYSLNDTIVVMDRIRENWKDVRSKGVIDVINASINETLTRTINTALTTLLPVIAMLLFGGEVIANFAFAFLIGIVFGTYSSIYVAGGIVAEWYTHSPKA from the coding sequence ATGTTTGACAACGTCAAATTCAATTTCCCGTTTATGAAATACAGAAGACTTTGGATTGCAATCAGTATAGTCTTCATAATTCTTTCTTTTGGCATGCTCTTTACAAAAGGTCTTAACCTCAGCGTTGATTTCACCGGAGGTCTTGTATTCCAGGTTAAATTTGCGCAGAATGCAGAAGTTGCTGATGTCCGCGCATGCCTTGACAAGGTGAATCAGGGACAGGCTACAATTCAGAAATATGACAACGGCAATTTCCTGATTCGTCTTCAAGCCCCTGACGAAAGCATTCGCCAGCAGGTTACGGATCAGCTGAAAGCAGATTTCAATGGAACTGAAATTCTTCAGATAGACAAGGTTGGTCCTGTCGTTGGCGGAGAACTTCGCCGTCAGGCGCTTATCGCCCTTGCACTTGCGCTTCTCGGAATACTTATTTACATGGCGTTCCGTTTCCGTTTCCGTTTTGGCGTGGCAGCCGTTTTGGCACTGTTCCATGACACAACGATTATGCTTGGCATCTACAGCCTTACCGGCAGGGAAATTTCGGTAACATTCATAGCGGCTGTTCTGACGATAGTTGGTTATTCCCTGAATGATACGATAGTTGTTATGGACCGTATCCGTGAGAACTGGAAAGATGTCCGCAGCAAAGGTGTTATTGATGTTATCAATGCGTCAATCAACGAAACTCTTACGAGAACAATCAACACAGCACTTACAACACTGCTTCCTGTAATCGCGATGCTTCTGTTCGGCGGAGAAGTTATAGCAAACTTTGCCTTTGCGTTCCTTATTGGTATCGTTTTCGGAACATACAGTTCAATTTATGTTGCCGGCGGCATTGTAGCTGAATGGTACACACACTCTCCGAAAGCCTAA
- a CDS encoding bifunctional (p)ppGpp synthetase/guanosine-3',5'-bis(diphosphate) 3'-pyrophosphohydrolase encodes MGDKPAKLSRAFSSEEESKQFRKEYWLSIPEYQRDSDVFHKRWIALWDKLTEYFSADEMKKTGEAFVFAANSHGKQMRYSGDPYMLHPVTVALILSAMEIDCDAIIAALLHDVLEDTPVKADDVAARFGESVLTLVDGVTKLGKLPFKSAEDYQSENLRKMFVVMAKDIRVVLIKFADRLHNMRTISAHRREKQLAIAKETLEIYAPLAHRLGIYQIKRELEDLSFKVLDPEMFEEIKQRVRKKLPEREQIISNALEVLSEKLKKEKVPATLKGRPKHFYSIYEKMQRKNIAMDQLYDLLALRVIVQTVAECYQVLGIVHTMWKPIPGQFDDYIANPKRNMYQSLHTAVVGPDGEPIEIQIRTWEMHYYAEYGIAAHWNYKEGGIKTDVMDEQLTWIRRTLEEAKLSDETDSSFLDTLKTDVLSAQVFVFSPKGKVVSVPIGSTPIDFAYSIHTEIGHKCVGARVNGRIVPMDYVLRNGDIVSIMTSPTAKPSRDWLKIAKSTRTRTKIKQWFRQFDRQEREEKVKRGKELLEKEALRRNPEDTEPLEKLSAQLNQVVRDMGMLNLEDLYVAVGSGNVTPKGVFSRLKNNASKIKGELPIPVSGTPQRESDSEIIVDGAHGVFVSLAQCCRPVPGDLIVGYVSQLHGITVHRKDCVNITAKDEDKLVPVSWGMPRNKQYIARLRIEGVDRANLVGDIVQSISNLGASLAGINANVVNNMRMRVTAEIKVKNIEQLYEIIGKINSISGIIEVLRG; translated from the coding sequence ATGGGTGACAAACCCGCAAAACTTTCTCGCGCATTTTCCAGTGAAGAAGAAAGCAAACAGTTCAGAAAAGAATATTGGCTGAGTATTCCTGAGTACCAAAGGGACTCTGATGTTTTTCATAAGCGCTGGATCGCGCTCTGGGACAAGTTGACAGAGTATTTCAGCGCGGATGAAATGAAAAAGACGGGAGAGGCGTTTGTTTTTGCCGCGAACTCACACGGGAAACAGATGCGTTACAGCGGTGACCCGTATATGCTCCACCCTGTTACGGTAGCTCTTATTCTTTCTGCAATGGAAATAGACTGTGATGCTATAATCGCAGCTCTTTTGCATGACGTTCTTGAAGATACTCCGGTTAAGGCAGATGATGTAGCTGCCCGTTTTGGCGAGAGCGTGCTTACTCTCGTTGACGGGGTAACTAAACTGGGAAAACTTCCTTTCAAGTCGGCCGAAGATTATCAGTCGGAAAACCTCCGCAAGATGTTTGTCGTTATGGCGAAAGACATACGCGTTGTTCTTATCAAATTTGCGGACAGACTCCATAATATGCGTACAATTTCGGCTCACAGGCGTGAAAAGCAGCTTGCAATAGCCAAAGAAACTCTTGAAATATATGCGCCTCTTGCTCACAGACTCGGAATCTACCAGATTAAACGCGAGTTGGAAGATTTGTCGTTCAAAGTACTTGACCCTGAAATGTTTGAGGAAATAAAGCAGAGAGTGCGCAAAAAACTGCCTGAACGGGAGCAGATTATTTCAAATGCGCTTGAGGTACTTTCAGAGAAATTAAAAAAAGAAAAAGTTCCTGCAACTCTTAAGGGCAGACCAAAACATTTTTACAGCATATACGAAAAAATGCAGCGTAAAAATATAGCAATGGATCAACTGTATGATCTGCTTGCGCTGCGCGTTATTGTACAGACGGTTGCTGAATGTTATCAGGTTCTTGGTATTGTTCATACAATGTGGAAACCAATACCGGGACAGTTTGACGATTATATCGCAAATCCTAAACGCAATATGTACCAGTCACTTCATACAGCCGTTGTCGGTCCTGACGGAGAGCCGATTGAAATACAGATAAGAACATGGGAAATGCACTATTATGCCGAATATGGTATAGCCGCTCACTGGAATTACAAAGAAGGCGGCATTAAAACTGACGTAATGGACGAGCAGCTGACCTGGATAAGACGTACGCTTGAAGAAGCAAAACTCAGCGACGAGACTGACAGCAGCTTTCTTGATACACTTAAAACAGATGTCCTTTCTGCGCAGGTATTTGTGTTTTCTCCCAAAGGCAAAGTTGTTTCCGTGCCTATTGGATCTACGCCTATAGATTTTGCTTATTCCATTCATACGGAAATAGGACACAAATGCGTTGGGGCGCGTGTTAACGGCAGAATAGTTCCTATGGACTATGTTCTGCGAAACGGAGATATTGTAAGTATTATGACATCTCCCACGGCGAAACCTTCAAGAGACTGGCTGAAGATTGCAAAGTCCACGCGTACCAGGACAAAGATAAAGCAGTGGTTCAGACAGTTCGACAGGCAGGAAAGGGAAGAAAAAGTCAAACGCGGAAAAGAGCTGCTGGAAAAGGAAGCGCTTCGGAGAAATCCCGAGGATACGGAGCCGCTTGAAAAACTGTCTGCTCAGCTCAATCAGGTTGTACGCGATATGGGAATGCTGAATTTAGAAGATTTGTACGTTGCTGTAGGAAGCGGAAATGTTACGCCTAAGGGAGTTTTCTCAAGACTGAAAAACAATGCCAGTAAAATTAAAGGGGAACTTCCTATTCCTGTATCCGGTACTCCGCAGAGAGAATCTGACTCTGAAATTATTGTGGATGGAGCCCACGGCGTTTTTGTTTCGCTTGCGCAGTGCTGCCGCCCTGTCCCGGGAGATTTGATCGTGGGCTACGTATCACAGCTGCACGGAATAACGGTACACAGAAAAGACTGCGTGAACATTACGGCAAAAGACGAAGACAAACTTGTTCCCGTATCTTGGGGTATGCCGCGCAACAAACAGTATATTGCCAGACTTCGTATAGAAGGTGTGGACAGAGCAAATCTTGTAGGCGACATAGTACAGAGCATAAGCAATCTTGGTGCTTCGCTTGCCGGGATTAATGCGAATGTAGTTAATAATATGCGTATGCGTGTTACAGCGGAAATAAAAGTTAAAAATATAGAACAGCTATACGAAATTATTGGCAAAATAAATTCAATAAGCGGAATTATAGAGGTGCTGAGAGGATAA
- a CDS encoding DUF4160 domain-containing protein codes for MPTIAMFFGIIIRMYNNGEHLPAHFHAFYQDFEAIFSLDGELVKGNMPPKQTRLIAAWAEIHRDELDANWRLAITEQPLYKIDPLR; via the coding sequence ATGCCTACGATTGCCATGTTTTTTGGTATAATTATACGAATGTATAATAACGGTGAACATTTGCCGGCGCATTTCCATGCGTTTTATCAGGATTTTGAGGCTATTTTCAGCCTTGATGGTGAACTTGTTAAAGGCAATATGCCGCCCAAGCAAACAAGACTTATTGCTGCGTGGGCAGAAATTCACAGAGACGAGCTCGATGCAAACTGGAGGCTTGCGATTACGGAACAGCCTCTTTATAAAATTGATCCTCTCCGCTAA